The nucleotide window CGTGCGCTTCGGCAAGAGCCACCCCTACGTGCGCAACGCCCTCCTGACCAGGTGGGAGCGCTACAACGAGGAGCTTGACCGCGTCGAGAGGCTCGAGGGCGAGGGTCGCTGCCTGGTGGTACGCCCCAACACCATGCCCGTCAAGAGCACCACGCTGGACAGCACCCAGCTGGAGGCCGCCTACCAGCTGGGTGCGGCACAGGCGCAGCGTGAGATCCCGCGCATAAAGGAGTTCCTGTTCCCCTCGTCCTAGGCGCCCTCGGTCCCCGTGTGGCTCTGCTACCCTCGTGGGAGCATCTGCCGATCGAGAGGAACCTCATCCCATGGCTGACACCGTCGCGCCCGACCGGGCGCTCAAGCTCGTCTCGTGGAACGTCAACGGCCTTCGCGCCGTCATGAGGAAGGACCCCAGCTTCCTGCAGATCTTCTCCCAGTTGGACGCCGACGTGTTCGCCATCCAGGAGACCAAGCTGCAGGAGGGACAGGTCGAGCTTGACCTGCCCGGATACTTCCAGACCTGGAACTTTGCCGAGCGCAAGGGCTACTCGGGCACGGCGGTGTTCTCGCGCGAGGATCCCTTGCGGGTCATCCGCCAGATCGGGAGTGACGTTGCGGATGACGAGGGGCGCGTCTGTGCCCTTGAGTTTCCCACGTTCTGGTTCGTGGACGTCTACACGCCCAACTCCAAGCAGGGCCTCGCGCGCATCGAAGAGCGTATGGGCTGGGATGAGCGCTTCCGCCTCTTCCTGCTCGAGCTTGACGCACATAAGCCCATTGTGACCTGCGGAGACTTCAACGTCGCACACCAGGAGATCGACCTCAGGAACCCCTCCACCAACCATGAGAACCCGGGCTTCTCGGATGCCGAGAGGGATAGCTTCGGCAGGCTCCTGGATGCGGGCTTCACGGACACCTTCCGCAGCCTCAACCCCGATCTCGAGGGCGCCTACAGCTGGTGGAGCTACCGCATGCGTGCCCGCGAGCGTAACGTGGGCTGGCGCATCGACTACTTCCTGACGTCGGAGCGTGTCGCCGACAGGATCGAGGGCGCCTCCATCCACGACGAGGTGTTCGGAAGCGACCACTGTCCGATCGAGCTGCAGATCAGGCTGTAGCGCTCGGCGGAGCGCCTGTCCCGTGTGACCCCACGCGGCTACAATGGGACAGCGTGAGGATAGGGACGAGGAGGCCCAATGGTGGAGCCCACGATGCACGACGGCTGGCGCATGGACCACGACAAGATCGAGCGTGGCGTGCGCCTGATGCTCGCCGGCATGGGCGAGGACCCCGATCGCGAGGGGCTCCGTGAGACTCCGGCT belongs to Olsenella uli DSM 7084 and includes:
- a CDS encoding exodeoxyribonuclease III — translated: MADTVAPDRALKLVSWNVNGLRAVMRKDPSFLQIFSQLDADVFAIQETKLQEGQVELDLPGYFQTWNFAERKGYSGTAVFSREDPLRVIRQIGSDVADDEGRVCALEFPTFWFVDVYTPNSKQGLARIEERMGWDERFRLFLLELDAHKPIVTCGDFNVAHQEIDLRNPSTNHENPGFSDAERDSFGRLLDAGFTDTFRSLNPDLEGAYSWWSYRMRARERNVGWRIDYFLTSERVADRIEGASIHDEVFGSDHCPIELQIRL